CTCTTCCCTGGTTCGTCGCGCCGCCCGTGAGGCGGTTCTGGTCATCGGCGGAGCCGCCGCGATCGCACTGATCGGCCAGATCGCCCTGCCCCTGCCCTTCACTCCGGTTCCGGTCAGTCTCGGGACCTTGGCGGCCCTGGGCGTGGGCGGAGTGCTCGGCTCTCGCCGCGGTCTGGCGGCCGCGGCACTGTTCGCCGCTGCGGCCGCGCTTGGCGCGCCGGTGTTGGCGGGCTGGAACAGCGGCATCACTGCCTCCTTCGGCTATGTGATTGGTTATGGGCTGGCGGCGATGCTGGCCGGACGGGCCGGGGCCATCTCCATCGGCGCCGCCGCGGGCCCCGCCCTGGGACTGCGTCGGCTGGCCGCCCGTGTGGGGTTGATGTTGGCCGCCTCCGCGCTGGTGTACGTCCCTGGACTGGTTTGGCTGCATGTCGCCACGGGAGCGCCGTGGGGGACCACCTTCGCCCTCGGATTAGCGCCCTTCATCATTGGTGACCTGCTGAAGTCTTTGGTGGCCGCTCTGTTGCCCCGCCCGGCCGGGCTGCACTGACGTGTCCGAGGTCTCGCGTCCGGCCCTCCCGGGCTGCGGGCGGCATTAGGAGATGGCATGACCTCCCCGGTAGATCCCTCCAGCTCCACTAAGCCCGACTTGCGGTCTGCGGCCGTAAGTCGCAGCGGCGAGGACCGTTCGGCGTACGTAGCCGTTACCGTTTTCCCGTTGTTGATCCTGGCGGCCTTCGGCGCCGCGATGCTCGCCCCCGAGGCACTCAGCCCGCTGGCGGTCGGCACCAACTACGCCCTGGGCATCATCATGTTCGGCATGGGCCTGACCCTGACCGTCCCCGACTTCGCCCTGGTGGTGCGTCGTCCGCTGCCGGTGCTGGTGGGTGTGGCCGCCCAGTTCGTGGTCATGCCAGTCATTGCCTGGACACTGACCCGCA
This genomic stretch from Actinomyces qiguomingii harbors:
- a CDS encoding biotin transporter BioY, translating into MSTNPPPALHVEASEIAASSLVRRAAREAVLVIGGAAAIALIGQIALPLPFTPVPVSLGTLAALGVGGVLGSRRGLAAAALFAAAAALGAPVLAGWNSGITASFGYVIGYGLAAMLAGRAGAISIGAAAGPALGLRRLAARVGLMLAASALVYVPGLVWLHVATGAPWGTTFALGLAPFIIGDLLKSLVAALLPRPAGLH